One Cucurbita pepo subsp. pepo cultivar mu-cu-16 chromosome LG20, ASM280686v2, whole genome shotgun sequence genomic window carries:
- the LOC111782456 gene encoding E3 ubiquitin-protein ligase rnf8-A-like codes for MGKLSFKDSLKALETDVQYANTLALDCPRESDGACVQMRLSYSPAAPFFLFLVQWTDCYLAGALGLLRILIYVTYPDGKTTMAIYERKASIREFYVVIFPSLLQLQRGITELEDRKQKEVCNARYKRRDEFGRGKLSEIDIEREKECGICMEINTMVVLPNCNHSLCLMCYRDWRNRSQSCPFCRDSLKRVNSGDLWIFTDKSEMIDLTSILQDNRKRLFAYIEKLPLVVPDPVFLPLDSHIR; via the exons TTTAGACTGTCCAAGAGAGAGTGATGGGGCTTGTGTTCAAATGAGATTATCATACAGCCCTGCTgctcccttttttctttttcttgttcaatGGACTGATTGTTACCTTGCTGGTGCATTGGGACTGTTAAGAATCCTTATCTATGTG ACTTATCCAGATGGAAAGACCACCATGGCCATTTATGAGCGTAAAGCTAGCATTAGAGAATTTTATG TGGTAATCTTCCCTTCTCTTCTGCAACTTCAAAGGGGCATCACAGAATTGGaagatagaaaacaaaaagaggtCTGCAATGCCAGATACAAAAGAAGGGATGAATTTGGAAGGGGGAAACTTTCAGAAATCGAcatagaaagagaaaaggagtGTGGAATTTGCATGGAGATTAACACCATGGTTGTCTTGCCCAACTGCAACCATTCTTTGTGCTTGATGTGTTATCGAGACTG GCGCAATCGTTCTCAGTCGTGTCCGTTCTGTCGGGATAGCCTCAAGAGAGTCAACTCCGGCGACCTCTGGATCTTCACAGATAAGAGTGAAATGATTGATCTAACTTCGATTTTGCAGGACAACCGCAAGAGACTATTTGCATACATTGAGAAGCTGCCATTGGTTGTTCCTGATCCAGTGTTTCTTCCTCTTGATTCTCATATTAGGTGA